One window of Ammospiza nelsoni isolate bAmmNel1 chromosome 12, bAmmNel1.pri, whole genome shotgun sequence genomic DNA carries:
- the MYLK2 gene encoding myosin light chain kinase 2, skeletal/cardiac muscle → MEQGGDSGGPAGAAPPEPEGSAAPAAPQPQAGTAPAATGTQDTGTGGPGQEKAGGGTLEPEQEAPLAAPELRDGRGAAPGEEDSPVLCDGGQAASTGEKVPAATEAQDAGKDEKEKPGKKKAPAAAGEVKGGKASTAAKAENGRKDEPMEGKDLAETEARDGGKDKPNKEEAPGGSGAESAGKAESTEEKALAAANSEEGKAKPVEETALAAAQVQDGGKGEPAKEKITGVAKQEVPAPAKTMDEGKQDAKAEQAPADTKLAKEKTTAAAKEKAPNAAKAQDGKNKMVKAEKAPAVKKAPDGSKEEPTKEKPPAPGKEKAPNSVKEKAPNSVKEQAPNSVKEQAPASVKKAPAPVKEKAPAPVKEKAIITAKEKVPDAAKARDGEKAAAKAEKTPAEKMAQSEGKKEPAKEKSPAAVKVQDGGKKTAKVEKSTVALKAGDEGKASKKEKVPATTKAQDGGKKAAEVEPPTPGAEAGDGAAEPTEAAAVAVVRAQGEGEEVSKGTQGQPPTVPEPPRPALLQSLSCPAACHREEQPWAEMETIEEETTMVEPKESLTEPGHGPPAQGDLQPLEPPGTPQERTLPSAPGQPPDPAGVVEQPGPGVEPSLTEAKPPPSPYLTPDFGKEDPFEILDDVPPPPAPFAHRIVTLRSASVSSQFSLSSKEILGGGKFGEVHTCTEKETGLKLAAKVIRKQGAKDKEMVLQEIDVMNQLNHHNLIQLYDAIETPREIILFMEYVEGGELFERIIDDDYHLTEVDCMVFVRQICEGIRFMHHMGVLHLDLKPENILCVAATGHMVKIIDFGLARRYNPNEKLKVNFGTPEFLSPEVVNYEQVSYTTDMWSMGVITYMLLSGLSPFLGDDDTETLNNVLAANWYFDEETFESVSNEAKDFVSNLIIKDKSARMNADQCLQHPWLNNLAEKAKRSNRRLKSQVLLKKYVMRRRWKKNFIGVCAANRFRKITSSGSLTALGI, encoded by the exons ATGGAGCAGGGTGGAGACAGCGGCgggcctgcaggggcagcacccCCCGAACCCGAGGGCAGCGCAGCCCccgcagctccccagccccaggcgGGGACAGCGCCAGCCGCCACCGGGACACAGGACACGGGCACGGGTGGGCCTGGGCAGGAGAAGGCTGGAGGAGGGACGTTAGAGCCGGAGCAGGAGGcacctctggctgctccagagctccGGGATGGAcggggagcagctccaggagaggagGATTCGCCTGTGCTGTGTGATGGAGGACAGGCAGCATCCACCGGGGAGAAGGTGCCAGCTGCCACTGAGGCCCAGGATGCAGGGAAAGATGAGAAAGAGAAGCCTGGGAAGAAGaaagctccagctgctgcaggggaggtcAAAGGAGGAAAGGCTTCAACTGCTGCAAAGGCTGAGAATGGAAGGAAGGATGAGCCCATGGAGGGGAAGGACCTGGctgaaactgaggcacgggatGGAGGAAAGGACAAGCCCAATAAGGAGGAAGCACCTGGTGGGTCAGGGGCTGAGagtgctggaaaagcagagtcCACTGAGGAGaaggctctggctgcagcaaaCTCTGAAGAAGGGAAGGCAAAACCTGTGGAGGAAACAGCTTTGGCTGCAGCTCAGGTTCAGgatggaggaaaaggagagccTGCAAAGGAGAAAATCACAGGGGTTGCAAAACAGGAGGTCCCAGCCCCTGCTAAAACTATGGATGAAGGGAAGCAAGATGCAAAGGCAGAGCAAGCCCCGGCTGATACCAAGCTTGCAAAAGAGAAaaccacagctgctgcaaagGAGAAGGCCCCAAATGCTGCAAAGGCTCAGGATGGGAAGAATAAAAtggtaaaagcagaaaaagccccAGCAGTTAAAAAGGCCCCAGATGGAAGCAAAGAGGAGCCCACAAAGGAGAAGCCTCCAGCTCCGGGGaaggaaaaagccccaaattcAGTGAAAGAGAAAGCCCCAAATTCAGTGAAGGAGCAAGCCCCAAATTCAGTGAAGGAACAAGCCCCAGCTTCAGTGAAGAAAGCCCCAGCTCCAGTGAAGGAGAAAGCCCCAGCTCCAGTGAAGGAGAAAGCCATAATTACTGCAAAGGAGAAAGTCCCAGATGCTGCTAAAGCTCGGGATggagagaaggcagcagcaaaagcagagaaaacaccAGCTGAAAAAATGGCTCAAAGTGAAGGCAAAAAAGAGCCTGCAAAGGAGAAGtccccagcagctgtgaaggTGCAGGATGGAGGGAAGAAAACTGCAAAGGTGGAAAAATCCACAGTTGCATTGAAGGCTGGGGATGAAGGGAAAGCTTCTAAAAAGGAGAAGGTCCCGGCTACCACAAAGGCTCAGGATGGAGGGAAGAAAGCTGCAGAGGTGGAGCCTCCCAcacctggagcagaggctggggatggggctgcagagcccacgGAGGCAGCGGCCGTGGCCGTGGTGAGGGCTCAGGGTGAAGGGGAGGAAGTGTCcaaggggacacagggacagcccccaACAGTCCCCGAGCCCCCACGCCCggctctgctgcagagcctgagctgcccAGCTGCCTGCCACAG ggaggagcagccctgggcagagatGGAGACAATAGAAGAGGAGACCACGATGGTGGAGCCAAAAGAGAGTCTGACAGAGCCTGGCCATGGCCCACCAGCCCAGGGggacctgcagcccctggagccccccGGCACCCCTCAGGAGAGGACATTGCCcagtgccccagggcagcccccagaTCCTGCTGGGGTGGTGGAGCAGCCTGGACCTGGGGTGGAACCATCTTTGACAGAGGCAAAGCCACCCCCCAGCCCCTACCTCACCCCCGATTTTGGGAAGGAAGACCCTTTTGAGATACTGG ACGATGTCCCCCCGCCGCCAGCGCCCTTCGCCCACCGCATCGTCACCCTGCGCTCCGCCAGTGTCAGCTCCCAGTTCAGCCTCAGCTCCAAGGAGATCCTTGGCGG GGGCAAGTTTGGTGAGGTTCACACGTGCACAGAGAAGGAGACGGGGCTCAAGCTGGCAGCCAAAGTGATCCGGAAGCAGGGAGCAAAGGACAAG GAGATGGTGCTGCAGGAGATCGATGTCATGAACCAGCTGAACCACCACAACCTCATCCAGCTCTACGACGCCATCGAAACCCCCCGGGAGATCATCCTCTTCATGGAATA CGTGGAGGGTGGCGAGCTCTTTGAGCGGATCATCGACGACGATTACCACCTGACCGAGGTGGACTGCATGGTGTTCGTGCGGCAGATCTGCGAGGGCATCCGCTTCATGCACCACATGGGCGTCCTCCACCTCGACCTCAAG cctgAGAACATCCTCTGTGTGGCTGCCACTGGGCACATGGTGAAGATCATCGACTTTGGGCTGGCTCGAAG GTACAATCCCAATGAGAAGCTGAAAGTGAACTTTGGCACCCCTGAATTCCTGTCCCCTGAGGTGGTCAACTACGAGCAGGTCTCCTACACCACGGACATGTGGAGCATGGGCGTCATCACCTACATGCT GCTCAGCGGCCTCTCCCCCTTCTTGGGTGACGATGACACCGAGACACTCAACAACGTGCTGGCTGCCAACTGGTACTTTGATGAGGAGACCTTTGAGAGTGTCTCCAATGAGGCCAAGGACTTCGTCTCCAACCTCATCATCAAGGATAAGAG TGCCCGGATGAATGCTGAccagtgcctgcagcacccctggctcAATAACCTGGCAGAAAAGGCCAAACGCTCCAACCGGCGCCTCAAGTCCCAGGTGCTGCTCAAGAAATACGTCATGAGGAGGCGCTGGAAG aaaaatttcATCGGGGTGTGCGCTGCCAACCGCTTCAGGAAGATCACCAGCTCAGGGTCCCTGACAGCGCTGGGCATCTGA